The genomic region tttatttaaaacatataagatGTATTTACCTACCAATATGAAACTTTGGatcttttaaatgattcaagaagACCAAAATGTTAAACAAAAGACAAGACATATACCAAGTCCTTAGTAAATTGTTATAGACTGTATTTGGCGCAACTGCTTAAGTGCATCTGCTATCAAATTGCTAGCCACTTACAACTAAAAAAATGACAATGTCTGCTGCCAGGAAGCTTGCTGGGTTCAAatcaaaacacacaaaaatcaAAACTTAGGCTAAATAATCTAATCATAAAACACTACTCCGACTGTTAGCGTTGCATTAACTGATTCACCATCTGCTATCAAATTGCTAGCCACTTGCACCTTTCTTTAATAAGACTTTGATTACTTCTAGATGGGACCCTTGAACAGCATAGTGAAGTGGAGTGAATCCCTTGCGATTAGTGGCTCTCACTGAAACTCCTGATGAAAGTAGAGTTCAGACAACCTCTAGATGTCCTTTCTGCGCCGCAAAATGAATCGCACACATGCCATCCATGGCAGCAGCACCAACATCAGCCTTTTGTTGCAAAGATAACTCACTACCTGTGCTTGCCTGGCCCATGCTGCTAAATGTAGTCTATATCACAAGGTTACCGACGTCAAAGAAACAAATTGAAAACTAGAAGGCTATCATGCATGGTGAAAACAGCAGGATCCAGTCACTAACAATGTTACTgagaataaatatatacaatacaaatcattcaaaaaGTGCAGAATGCACATCGTTTGAGCATGGTACAATTCTGAACCGAGGACCTCTTTCTTAGTAGAGAGCTAATTAGGCTATGCATCATTCACAACAATTGCAACATCTCAAGCAACAAGTATATTTTGTTCTAATTTTAACAGTTCATACAGTTACACCGGACCAAACTGAATACAAAATATAGCTAAAATTAACCACAAATTAACCACATCTTTAGTATAACAATAATCAAGTAAGATCTATTAAAACCTTtgttattaatgaaaattttactatatttcaATTCTAAAGGATTTGCATAAATGTTTATAAGAAATGTGCTAGGGACAATCAAATGCAGTAATGTCTAGAGCATTTTATCCCATCCCAGatatgttatttaatatttaataaccGGGAAGAGGATAAAGTATAGCATACTTACGCAGTTAAAAACCGTAGGAGCTCCAGGTCCTgtaatatagattaaaaatagtAGGAAAAAAAGTAGtaaattgttatatttacaaaataaccaATATGAAACCTAGAAGAAACTATACACAGCTAAAGTTGACATTGGATACCAATTTCAAGATCATGCCATGGGTGAGCAGCGACGGACCTCCTGGTCATTGACGAAAGGATCCTTTCATTCAAAGGAGGATGTGAAGCGCAGTGAGAGTCAGAGGACTTGACTGTAGTCTCAATTGGTGGAGTCATCACTATGAGTAACAAACAGTGTTAGCAATAATAAACAATTCTTGAATAAGATTTAAACAGCAATAATAAACAATGATTgtagaaattttattgatttgtttcatttcttctttgatttttctctcgTGTTATCGATTATATAACTTAACCAATCAAATGCTTGTAGAACCATGCAGCGAAAACAAAATTGTCACCCCATATTGGGTAAAAGCCGTTTCGATTTCAGAAAACTGCCTAAGTTTTGCATTTGACATGGAGCTTTTCTGCTTTGAAAACTGAAGGTTTTCTTAGCACTTTAGCAGCAGAGTATCGTCAAATTTAACAATAACAAAACAATTCAACGTAAAACTctcaaaatcccaaaagaaaactgccaaagaaaaaggaaagaaaagaagaattcTACTAATTGATTCTTTTACTCTGTTTGGAAAAATAATcggaaaataatttttgttttaaagatgATTTCGTAGCAGAGTCTCTCGCGCGGTGATTCCACAGCTGATCGTTTACTTTTAGGAAAAACGTTtagaatcaattaaatttatagcTTACAAACATAGATCTACAAACTAGAATTGTAACCGTCGAAAAATAGAATTGCAACGTACTAGCAGCGGTTTCCAGTTCTGAACCAAAATGAAGCTTTCAAGAAGCTTGAAGAAACACACAGATCTCAAAAACAAAGAGagagcaaaaataataaaaggataataGGCACTAAAATAGAGAAATAACACCTTATAGGAGGCTTTAAATAGAGAAGTAGCAAAGGAAGCTATGCCGGTTACCATTTAAAGCCAAACCCGAAGAGCAGAAAAGTGAAGGTTACCTGATCAGGAGAGGAGGGAACCGAGGAAATGAAAAACCATAGCGATAATCGATAGTGAGGAGAGTGGGGGATTACTGGAAAATCGGTTGTCGATGTTTTCTCAGGGAAGTTTTCTCAcggaaatttgaagaaatgaagGAAGAGAGCTTACTGGATGAAGGGAGAAGAATGCCCGAGAGCTTTAGGACAATTTCCTAAAAATTGTAAGGTATTTTCCCGTGTTTTGGAAAtattttccgccaatcaaacattagaaaagttagaaaataatttctgaaaaatcaaatctcACAATCAAATGGACCCTAAGAGAAAGGGAGTTGCAACCATTCATATCCAAACTTGCATCGACCACTTGTagaattttcataaaaaatttgttgGACAGAGAATTTCCCATTCTCTCCCAACTAAAATGGCGCGATTGTTGTTGTCCACACTCAAATTCCAGGTCATGCCAACCACACTGGAGAGGTTGGTTTTTTAATCGGAAAGGAAAACTGACATTCAAATTCCCACAGAAAATAGAGCCACAATCTTGGTTAATAAGATGCCTAGCAAAGCAAGCACAGGGAATAGAATTACAAATGAAGCAAAAGCGGCCATTAGGTGACCAAACAATGGtagttttgcttttaattttggaATGCTAAAATATTGGGTAGGATTGAAGAACATCAATGGGGGCAaggaaatatataataataaaatatttaaaatatttttaattgatagtttatatattttataattaaatttaaatttaaaaaatatttcttttactatttaaattaaatttaaaccgAACTAatctaaatacaaaaatatttatccaAATCTAACTCAAATCAAGTTGGTTGGGTCATTAGCAGAGTTTGTTGAAAATGAGGTGTGTAAAGTTGAACGGTTAGATAGGGATTTGGATttcatttatgaaaatgaaattgaaggtaggtttaattttttaactaatagaagATGTGATTGAAGCCCAttcttttaggaattttgggctCTTTGATTTCTGTATTCCCACTTCATcacccattcatttattttaattcttggCAGTGTGTGGCccactaaatttattttaattttttacaccCGTATTGTTATTtagggataatataatttttgaccCCTAATCTTGATAGTTAGGTGCACTTCAGTACATATTTGTTTTGGTCTATTTTGTCACTTGAATTTGACTATTaggtatattttaatttctgaacttgaaaaatacaaaagttttATGATTCGACTTTTTGAGATTGTGCTACATCATcacatgaaaattaaaaaatatatatttatataaatttttagagGATGACGTAGTACAATCTCTAAGTGCCATGtccattattttaataattggatTGGTGGTTGAATCAGTCAAAACCACTTGTTATCGATTCAACCAGCTTGATCAATTCGACTGTTggaccaacaataattaaataaatcattaaaaattcataaaaatctaaaaaaaataaaataaaattttgttaaaccGAATAATCATGGTCAACAGTCGGGagattttctcaatttttgatttttaccaatttcaagCAATTTCTTATTAAATTGGTTCAACTTCTTTGTTCAAATCATTATATCGATTGATTCTAAATCCAATTGGTTTGATCATTATCCCATGtgagatatttaaataaaaagatttaccCTCTTTCAAATCACTTACAAAAAACTCTAAAAGTTCGagataaaacacaaaaaaatttaagatccaaaagaaaataaatgcattaaaaatgttatttgtACGGGTAGTAATGTAGCCAATTAGTCTTGATAGGTTCCAAATCAATTAGCTTGATTCAGTGTAAAGCGTAAAttatagtatattttatttgctcgattaataaaatttatttaaaaagaaccAAATGAAAACCACCATACAACTTTATAAAGTCGACAACACATCCAACACTCAAAAGCACAAAGAAACTAGATATATAAGtcaacaataaaacaataatctCAACATTCTCAAACATGGCaacaaaaatattctaaaaaaaaaaggaaataggaCATCCCACCTAGAGTGTTGAAACACTTGGACTCAATCGTTATAACAACGAAAAAGGAGACAAGACATCCAACATTCTCGTCACAATGCATTCTCCTCTGACTCACCGGCAATCTCTGCAATGCGATAACACAATTAAAGGCTATTGTGATAGCAACtcttataaatattcaaaaattaacttttagACACATCTTATCTTAATATAAGATAAATGGTTGAttcaaacatgaaaatttgaacCAATTCATCTCACCTCAATTCAATTGAACATAACTAAATTGAGACAAAAATCTTTTCATATAGTgtacatttaatttatatataatttcaattatggtttaaatttaaatacttttaacaaaaattttaaatacttaatattaacaaataatcaaaaaaGTAATTATTATGAATAATAACTTAACACATAGGTAAAagtttttttacttaataatattattagcaATCAGAcattattaattgtatataaaataatgaagcttaaaaattaaaatttaaaggtaataTCATTGTCAAAtttactcaaaattatttttaactatgGTTATCTATGTACATATGTGATACACATAATaagatactttaattttatccaTATATAAGGCAAAATAATACAAAGCCAAAAGGTTGAGATAATGAAGTGAAATGTTTCTAACCTTATccaatatttgaatttgttatAATAACAGTATTCAATGATGTAGTTGTCTCATCATTAGAGTTTTCACAGCTATCAACCTTTATTGTGATGTTTTAAGGGGAAGTTGATGGAATGTTTTAGGAGGCATTTCAAGGAGTTCAACATCATATTCAACATCCTGAAGACTTTATTCATTGAAGGACGATAAAAAAGAAGTAATTGTATACACCAAAAGGCtattattatcat from Gossypium raimondii isolate GPD5lz chromosome 1, ASM2569854v1, whole genome shotgun sequence harbors:
- the LOC105776295 gene encoding soluble inorganic pyrophosphatase 4-like isoform X2, whose amino-acid sequence is MTPPIETTVKSSDSHCASHPPLNERILSSMTRRSVAAHPWHDLEIGPGAPTVFNCTTFSSMGQASTGSELSLQQKADVGAAAMDGMCAIHFAAQKGHLEVV
- the LOC105776295 gene encoding soluble inorganic pyrophosphatase 4-like isoform X1, producing the protein MMTPPIETTVKSSDSHCASHPPLNERILSSMTRRSVAAHPWHDLEIGPGAPTVFNCTTFSSMGQASTGSELSLQQKADVGAAAMDGMCAIHFAAQKGHLEVV